The window CGCCGGAAAATCGTGACTTGCTTACCTACGAGAATGGCGGCAAGCGCTACAGCGGCTATTTTCTCCAGGCACGCAGCCGCGCGGATCTCGAATTCCGGTACAACGTTCATCGCGCGATCGCGAACCTGTCCTACGGCATGTTCGGGCGCTCGCCGGATCATGTCTCCAGTTTCGTCACCGGCATGAGTCTGAAGCCGGAGGTGTTCGGGAAATACGCCGATAACCTGCTCGCTTATTACGACCACCTGCGCGAGAACGACATCTACGCCGTCTATGCGGTGGTGCCGCCGCAGGCCGCGCGCAACCCGGATTTCTACGAGAAGAACAACCTGCCAATTCCGACGCTGCAGGTGGTGCGCGAGGACGAGGATGGTGTGGTGATTTCCGGCATGAAGATGCTGGCCACCGGCGCCGTCTATGCCAACGAAATATGGATCGGCAATCTGATTCCGCTGGCGCCGGGCCAGTCCAAGCAATCGATTACCTGCGCAGTGCCCTGCAACGCCAAGGGGTTGTCGCTGTGGTCGCGCAAGCCATTCGAGCGCGACACCACCTCGGACTTCGAGAACCCGCTGGCGCACCGCTTCGATGAAACCGACAGCATGCTGCTGTGCGACGAGGTCAAGGTGCCCTGGGATAGGGTGTTCGTTCACAACGATGCGACGCTGGCGCGGCAGATCTACATCCAGACCGCTGGCCATACCTATGGCAATCATCAGTCCAACGTTCGCTTCCACGCCAAGATGCAGTTGATCTTGGGCGTTGCCAGCCGGATCACGCAGGCTTCCGGCGCGGACCAGATTCCGGC is drawn from Nitrobacteraceae bacterium AZCC 2146 and contains these coding sequences:
- a CDS encoding 4-hydroxyphenylacetate 3-monooxygenase (product_source=KO:K00483; cath_funfam=1.10.3140.10,1.20.140.10,2.40.110.10; cog=COG2368; ko=KO:K00483; pfam=PF03241,PF11794; superfamily=47203,56645), whose amino-acid sequence is MLKTGAEHFASLRDGRVVYIGSERVDDVTTHPAFRNGAQSIAAIYDAKAAPENRDLLTYENGGKRYSGYFLQARSRADLEFRYNVHRAIANLSYGMFGRSPDHVSSFVTGMSLKPEVFGKYADNLLAYYDHLRENDIYAVYAVVPPQAARNPDFYEKNNLPIPTLQVVREDEDGVVISGMKMLATGAVYANEIWIGNLIPLAPGQSKQSITCAVPCNAKGLSLWSRKPFERDTTSDFENPLAHRFDETDSMLLCDEVKVPWDRVFVHNDATLARQIYIQTAGHTYGNHQSNVRFHAKMQLILGVASRITQASGADQIPAVRELLGKLAAWEAALGGIIMGQIQAAEEWPSEGYYCFNRRFVYAALNWCTENYSTVIDQLRELSGGSVFQMPADISVMNDPVLKDRFLEYWASPQLPAVDRMKLYKLVWDLVGSEFAGRHQQYEKFYAGASFIIRNYNYTHADWDAYHDVVDGLLNSYGVPGEGAAMLAVSS